From the Acidiferrobacteraceae bacterium genome, the window GACCCGTGGAAAGCAACATCACTGCCGCGATACCAATGATCGTGATAGGGTGTTTCATATGTGGACTCCTTGAAGGGATCCTTCAGGACAAGGGGAGCGAATTGTTGCGCCGGGGACGGCCCGGAAGCATTGATCCGAATCAAGGACCCGCACACTGGCCGCCCGCAGCCGGGTGTCTCACCATAACCCTGATCCACTGGCACAGACCATGAGCAAGAAGCCCGGGCATTTCCGCTACCGCGGCAAGATCGTCGACGTGAGCGTTGAGACTGTATCCCTCCCTGACGGCCAGGAATTCGAGCTCGAACATGTATGGCACCCGGGTGGCGCAGCAGTCGTTGCCGTCGATGGCGAAAACCGGGTGTGTCTGCTGCGCCAGTACAGGGCGATCGCCAAAACCTGGCTGTGGGAAGTCCCGGCCGGCAAGCGCGACGATGGCGAAGAGCCACTGCGAACCATTCAGCGCGAATTGCGGGAGGAGGCGGGCGCAAGCGCTGGTGAGTGGATCCCGCTGGGGCAGTACTACAGCTCACCGGGGATCTTCGATGAAGTGATCTTTCTGTGGCTGGCCCTGGACCTGGCCGAAGCGGAGCGCGATCCCGAACCGCACGAACTCATCGAGGTGCATTGGCTCGATCTGGATCGGGTGATGGAATTGGTCCGGGCCGGGGACATCGTGGATGGAAAATCGCTTGTCGCCCTGTATCGTGCCCGCGATTTGCTGGATGGACGTCGCAGCTAAAAGTGGTCGGTCCCTACTTCGGGATATTCTTGTTGCGCCAGGCATTGTAGCCGCCCGCCTGTCTGTAGCCGCCACTCAGGATGTAATCGAGCACATTGCGCAGGCGATGGAAACCGACGACGGAATCCACCCGAATGATCTCCTTTCCATGGGGATCGAAGAACAGGATGGTCGGTGTATAGAACAGGCCAAGCTGTTTTCCCCATTCCTTCGCCGTAAGGTGTTTTCCTCCCGGGGTGATTACCGGTGTGTCGCCCCAAAGGTCCAGCTGGACGACCTCAAGTTTCCGTAGCCTGTTCAGGATCTCCTTGTCTTCCATGGGGCCGCCATGCAGTACATCGCAGGCATAGCAGGAGGCCTGTTCGAAAAACACCGCCAATGGGGTCTGGGCTGCAAAGTGCGAGCGGTCCAGGGCATACGGTGGCGGACTGAAGACATCGCTTTGATGCAGGCCATGGTCTTTCTCCTTCAGACTGGGTTCCGCAAGCGCGAGGAAATCCCGGAAACTCTGTTTGCGATAATGGCCATCGGCAACATACTCCAGGGCGGCGCGGAACTGATAGGGCCGGTGGTAGCCCGCGAGTCGCAGAGCGACCCGTCCCTGCCGGTCGTAGAAAAGCAGGGTAGGGGTGAAATTCGCCTTTTGCCGGCTGGCGAATTCCTTTTCCGTGAGGATGTTTCCGCCCATGTCTGTCAGCCTTCGCGAACCGCGCACATTGATTGCGACGACATCGAAGTATTTCTGCGTGTACTCGCGGATATCCCGCCGCCCCCAGTTGTTTTCCAGCTGTGCCTTGCAGTAGGGGCAGTACTCCTGACCAAAGTAGACGATCAGGCCGCGTTTCCCTTCTTCGATGGCCGACTGGAGATCGTCGTGCAGTTCCAGAAAACTGAGCTTGAACCAATCCGGCAGGACCAGGGCCTCGCCCAGGGGTTTGTCGTTGAAGCCGGAGCTTCCCGGCCCCGCCGCACCGGCAGGCGTCCACGCCAGGGTCGCTGCCAGTGTGATGGCAGTCAGCAGGGGGAATTTTGCAAGGTTCAACAACGGTTTTGGATGATTGTCGCGGTGGAAGGGAAGTGTACCGGCTCCACGTGCGCGGAACCAGCGTCACCGGCCGGCGGTTACGTGCTACTGGGGCCCTGTGGGGGATTCTGCTACGCTTGGCATCCGTTTCCAGGGTCACGTGAGCAGCGTTCAGGGCAACAGGGCAGTCATGGCAAGCGGTAAACGATTCCTGCGCACGATCATTGTCTTTTCGGCACTTCTTTGTGTCGCCTCGGTTTTCGCGGACGAAACCCCACCATTTGATGTCAACAAGGCGAGCGCCACACTGGACAAGGCGGAGGCGGCGCTCAAGGACCGACGACTTTCGGAAAGCGAAGTTCGCAACCTGATCGCGGACGTGAACGCGATACAACCGTCCGCCCAGGATTGCGTCAGCACGGCGGAGGGCGATGTCGCCAAGGTTCAGGACGACCTGAAAAGCCTTGGACCGCGGGTGCGCGGCGAGCCCATCGATGTGGTTCGCAAGCGGGTTGCCCTGGAGGAGCAGAAAAAGGCGAAAGAGCAGGGGCTGGCAAGTTGCCGCCTGCTGGTTCTTCGTACGGACGATCTGCTCCAGCGCCTGGGCGATGTTCGCGATCGCCTGCTGGCCGAGCGTCTGTTGGCGCGCGGTCCGGATTTCTTCTCCCTATTCTGGGAGAACTCAAGCAAGCCCGCGATCTGGTTGAATGCCTCCCGCGATTTCGTGGGAAAGCACAGCGGGATGGATCGCCTGGCCGGCTGGCACGTCGGGGCTCTGGTCGTGGCCGCGCTGTTGGGCTTTGTTCTGGCGCACTGGATAAAGCGCTATCTCGGAGCGTGGGTGGCCGACGATCGCCGCTGGGACGTGCGTCTTTCGGGCCGCCTGAATCGGGCGCTGGCGCGCGAATTCAACGCCTCGTTGATTCCGCTGTTGACCACCCTCGCGATTGCCATCTATCTGATGGTGGTGTTCGCCGGCGTTACCCCGGTCCCGTTCATTGGCATCCTTGCCTATGGTTTGCCGGTCTACTTCATTGTGATCGCGCTTCTGCAGGCCCTCCTGGCACCGCGTCCGCCGGCAGAGATGGTGTTCGACATCGAGCGGCCCACTGCCCGCGCCCTGGCGCGTCGCTTCAAGATTCTGTTGCTCTTGTTGTTCGTGGGCTATCTGCTGTTTTCCACCATACTGGCGCAGACCCTCCCGGAGCAGGCGTTCCTGCTGGCGCGGGGCCTGTTTGCCGGCTTCCTCATCGTCAACCTGGTGTGGGTGGTTCTGCTGCTCGGACAGTTTGAGCGCTTCGCCCGGTGGCGGGTCGCGCGCATCGGCCTCAGTATGACATTGGTCGCCACCCTGGTGGCGGAATGGGCCGGGTATCGCAATCTTTCCATCGCCGTCCTGCGCACCGTCTTCGGAACACTGGTATTGCTCGGCGCGTTCACGGTGGTACGCCGACTGCTCGGCGAGTTGTTCGAAGGCCTGGAAAGCGGCCGTCACCGTTGGCATCGGAAAATCCGGGCGTTCTTCGGTCTGGCGACAGGAGAGCCTGTCCCCGGGCTGATCTGGTTGCACCTGATCATTACCCTGTCTCTGTGGTTTGTTGTTGGCGCCCTCCTGCTGCGGGTCTGGGGCCAAAATGATCTGTTGCTGAGCGCCTACAACTATTTTGTAAACGGGTTTGCCGTCGGTTCACTGCAGGTCGTGCCGCTACGGGTCATCATGGCGATCGGCAGCTTTGCCCTGCTCGTCGTCATCTCCGGCTGGTTCCGTGCACGCTTTGAGCGGCGCTGGTTGCCGAAGACACGACTGGAACGCGGTGCACGCGAGGCCCTGGTAACCATCAGCGGTTATAGCGGAATCGCGATCGCCCTGCTGGTGGCGCTGGGGATTGCGGGCCTCAAGTTCAGCAATCTGGCGATCATTGCCGGTGCGCTGTCGGTCGGTATCGGTTTCGGTCTGCAGAACATCGTTAACAATTTTGTGTCCGGCCTGATCCTCCTGTTTGAACGTCCGGTGAAAACCGGCGATTGGGTCGTGGTTGGAGGTACGGAAGGGTATGTGCGCCGGATTCGTATCCGCTCAACCCAGATCGAAACCTTCGATCGCGCGGACGTAATTGTTCCCAATTCGGAACTGATTTCGTCCCAGGTGACAAACTGGATGCTCTACGACCAACGTGGCCGCGTGCGTGTGCCCGTGGGAGTGGCTTATGGCAGCGACGTGGAGAAGGTTCGCGAACTTCTGGAGCAGGTCGCAAAGGAACATCCAGCCGTGGTTCAAAGCGACGCCACGCGCAACATCAAGGTCCTGTTCCGCGGATTTGGTGACAGTTCCCTGGATTTTGAATTGCGCTGCCACATTCGAAACATCGACAAACGCCTGGACGTGATCAGCGATCTGAACTTCGCCATTGACCGCGCCTTCCGCGAGAATGGAGTCGAGATCCCGTTCCCGCAACGCGATCTGCATGTACGCAGCTGGACGCCGGGCGCCGGGCCGGAAGGCGGGAGCCGGGAGTAGGCCATGTCCGGGGATCCACCGGGACGTTGTGTCATCGTCGGATGCGGTTATGTGGGCACCCGCCTGGCTCGCTCCTGGCGCGCGGCCGGTGGCGAAGTGGATGCGATCGTACGCACCGTTGCCAGTGCCGGGCGGCTGGCGGAACAGGGAATCCGCGCGGTGGCCATGGATCTCGACGGATTGCAGTCGAACCTTCCACCCATGGCGGACGCGTGGTTGTACTACCTTGTACCGCCACCACCGACCGGACAAGGGGACGACAGGATCCGCGGTTTCCTGGCGGCGCTGGACCGGGCATCCGCACCCAGGGGTATCGTGCTGCTCAGTACCACCGGTGTCTATGGCGATTGCGACGGCGCATGGATTGACGAGTCCACTCCGGCGCGACCGCAGGTCGACCGCGCCCGGCGGCGGCTGGATGCGGAGACTTCGGTTCGCGAGTGGGCAGGACGGCATGAGGTCCCCGTATACATCCTGCGGGTTCCTGGAATCTACGGGCCAGGCCGCCTGCCGCTTGCGCGGCTACGCGCCGGCACGCCCGTTCTGCGTGAGTCCGAATCGCCCTGGAGCAATCGTGTGCACGTGGATGACCTGGTGATGGCGGCCATGGCAGTTCCGAAGCATGGCCGGCCCGGCGCGGTGTACAACATTTCCGACGGCCATCCGGGAACCATGACCGACTATTTCAATCGGGTCGCCGACGCCGCGGGATTGCCCCGCCCGCCGCAGGTGGATCTGGAGACGGCACGTCGGGAGTTCAAGCCCGGAATGCTTTCCTATTTGGCCGAGTCGAAGCGAATCGACAATACCCGCATGCGCGCGGAGCTGGGCGTCGCGCCCCGCTATCCGGATCTGGAAACGGGGCTGCCCGCGTCTCTTGGTGAGGGTGAGGGTGAGGGTGAGGGTGAGGGCGACCGCCAATAGGTCATGGCGCCCTTGCGATTCGGGACAAAAGCGGGTGAAATCGAAACACAACCCTGGCCCGAGACCTGTTGAATGATCACCCGCATCGTACTGGACGTCCTCAAGCCCCGTAGCCCCAGCGTGCTGGAATTTGCCAGCGCCATCGCCGACAAGTCCCCGGGTTGCAGTGTCCGTGTGACCGTGGACGAGGTCGACGAAAAGACCGAGAGCACCATCGTGGAAGTTCAGGGTCACAACATCTCCTTTGAGAATCTGTCTGCCGCCATCGACGACCTCGGTGGTTCGGTGCATAGCGTCGACGAGGTGGAGATGAACGGCGCGGGCAGCACCTCCTGATCTAGGTGCGCCCACGCGTTCCGCCATGTTGCAGCGCCTGCAATTTCTGATTCGCCTCACACACGCGCATCGCATCGCGCGCCGCTACTTCGTTACCAACGGTTTCGACGGCGCCTTGACCATGTTGGGGATTACCATCGGCTTCCATGCCAGCGGCGTCACCGAACTGCGCGCCATGCTGGGAACCGGATTGGGTGCGGCCATTGCCCTTGCGGTGAGTGGTGTGGCGAGCGCGTACGTCAGTGAGACTGCAGAACGGGATCGCGAACTACAGGAGCTTGAACAGTCCCTGGCACGTGATCTCGGGGAATCCGTTCATGGGCTTGCCGCCACGCTGGTCCCCTGGCTGGTCGCCGCCACCAACGGTCTCGCGCCGCTGTTCATCGCCTTGCTGGTGCTGGCACCCATCTGGCTGCAGTGGGCCGGCGTTTCCCTGCCCCTCCCGCCCCTGCATGCAGCCGTCGCCATGGCTTTCCTGTGCGTGTTTCTTCTCGGCGTATTTCTGGGCTCTATCAGCGGTCGCTTCTGGTTGTGGTCGGCCCTGCGGACGGTCCTCATTGCCGCCGCTACCGCCGGAATCATTTTGCTGGTGAATTTGTCCCTGGCTTGATCTGGATCATATTAGGGAAAGCCGACTTCCGTACCATATCCGTCTCATCCTGTATTCACGGAGGAGGCCGGCATGCATGCACGTCCCGGAACCGGAAACACCTGGATCTCGAGCGCTATGGCAGTACTCGCCCTGTGCGCCATCCCGTGGATCGCAACCGCCCAGGACACCGGCGAAACGGTCGTGAAGCGCGGCGCAGTAAATGACGATCTGTATGCCTTCGGCCGCACGGTGGACATCGATGCCCAGGTCCGCGGCGACGTGATAGCGGCGGGCGGCGACGTTTCGGTCGGCAGGATGGTGAGCGGCGATGTCATGGTCGGGGGAGGCAATGTCAGCCTGCGCGGAAAGGTCGATGACGATGTACGTGCGGGCGGTGGCTCGCTTGACCTTGATCTGGTCGTGGGCGATGACCTGATTGCCGCCGGTGGTGAGATCCGTACTTCTCCCTCTACACGCGTGGGCGGAAATGCCTGGTTTGCGGGCGGTTCGCTCGACCTTTCCGGAGACTTTGCCCACGATCTGCGCGCAGCCGGTGGCGACATCCGCCTTGGCGGGCATGTGCACGGTGATGTGGATCTGGAGGGGGACAATATATCTATCCTCCCCGGTGCCGTGATCGACGGAAATCTGGTGTATCGCAGCAGTCGCATGGCGAACATAGAAAAGGACGCGACGATACGTGGCAAGGTCACGCGCATGCCATATCCGGCTCGCGCGCGCGGGATGCCGGCAGTCGAGCGCGGGTCGAGCCTGCTGTTTCTGGCGAGCCTGTTCCTCTCGGCCCTGGTTCTTGCACTGGTGTTCCCTCGTTTCAGCGCTGCGTCTGCCGAGTGCTTGCGGACCCGCCCCTGGGCCGCTCTGGGACTTGGCTTTGCCGCGCTGGTCGCGACGCCGGTGGCCGCGTTGCTGGCGCTGGTCCTGGTGTTGACCTTCCTGCCCGGTCTGGTGCTGATGGCCCTGTATCCGGTGGTGCTCCTAGCAGGTTTCCTGATCGGCGTCGTTTGGGTCGGAGAACTGGGCGCCCGGCTGATCCGGCGCGATGCCGGGGCCTCGCCCGGAATTCGGGTGCTTTCGCTGGCAGTCGCGTTAGTGGTCCTGGGGCTCCTGAGCCTGATCCCCGTGATCGGAGGTCTCATTTGGTTCCTGTTGATGCTTTTCGGTATGGGCGCTGGAATTCTCCAGTTTTCGAGGCAATATTCCGCGTCAGTTTGAGGGTCTGCGGTTGACTCCGGTGGCGATTTCGCACCTAATGCGCACCCGGACGTATAATCCCGCAACCCATGAAATACCAGACCGACGACCTGCGCATTCGAAGCATCGACGAGGTTGTGTCACCGGAGCAGGTGCACGCCGAGATTTCGGTGTCCGATCGTGCGCGCCAGACCATTCACGATACCCGCGAGGAGATTCATCACGTTCTCCACGGCCAGGATGATCGACTCCTGGTGGTCATCGGGCCGTGCTCGATTCACGATCCGAAGGCGGCTCTCGAATACGCAAGTCGCCTTCGCGCCTTGCGCGAGGAACTCGGCGAGGATCTGCTGCTGGTTATGCGCGTCTACTTCGAGAAGCCCCGGACCACCGTGGGCTGGAAAGGCCTGATAAACGATCCCGATCTGGACGACAGCTGCCACATTAACAAGGGTTTGCGGCTTGCTCGGCAATTGTTAGCGGACATCAACAATCTTGGCGTGCCGGCAGGGACCGAGTTCCTCGATCTGGTTACGCCTCAGTACGTCGCCGATCTGGTCAGCTGGGGCGCCATTGGCGCGCGCACGACTGAAAGCCAGGTCCATCGTGAACTGGCATCCGGTCTTTCCTGTCCTGTCGGGTTCAAGAACGGCACCGACGGGACGTTGAAAATCGCGATCGATGCCATTCGCGCGGCCAGCGTGCCGCACCGGTTTCTGTCTCTGACCAAGGCCGGTCATTCAGCGATTTTTTCCACCACCGGCAACGACGACTGTCATTTGATCCTGCGCGGCGGACGCAAGCCGAACTACGATGCGGCCAGTGTTTCCCGTGCCATCGAAGAAGAGCTTGCTGCCGGACTGGAACCCCGGCTCATGGTCGACCTCAGTCATGCCAACAGCGCCAAGCAACATCAACGCCAGCTCGAGGTTGGCGCGGCCGTTGCCGGGCAAGTGGCAGAGGGCAATTCCGCCATCATCGGTGCCATGATCGAAAGCCATCTCGTGGCCGGTCGCCAGGACGTGGTCCCTAGCAAGGACCTGGTTTACGGCCAGAGTATCACCGATGCGTGTCTGGGTTGGGACGAGAGTGTGCCCCTGCTGCGAAGTCTGGCGGAATCGGTGCGGGTGCGTCGTGGCGCCGGTTCAGCCAGGCGGGACGCGCATACGTCCTGAGTTCCCACCGGTCATCCCGTGAACAGAAATTCGATCCGGAAGTAAATCGAGGCGAGGGGCTTGAAGCCGAAATCCTCGCTGTACAGTTCCTGCGGCGCGATTTCGTAGTACACCCAGTTGCGTTTCTTCGAGCGAATCCTGTACCGGAAATTGACCTGGTACTCGTGCACACGGGCGGGGCCGTCCAGGCCGCGGCCGAGCAGCTCGAACTGATACGCGTGGCGCTCGTTGATTCGGTGGTATATCGAATCGCTGAGAACGACCACGCTTTCGCTGATCGGGTGGGCAATCTTGGCCCCGAGATAGTTCCTCCACAACCAGTCCGGGGCAAGGAGACGATCGAGGGTCAGTTCTGTCAGGGCATTCTGTCGCCCCGACTGGTATTTGGTGAGCGTTTCCGCGGCGCGTAGCTGCCAGCGACCCCAGTGAAAGGTGCGGCGCGTGCGACCACGCAGGTAGGCATCGATGGGGGTGGTGAGGTCCGCACCCACATCCACGTTCGCGGATGAATCCTTCTTTTGCGAGATGATGTACCGCATGCCGCCGCTGTAGACCGGCGAAGTAGCCGCCGACAGCGGGTCTCGAAATCCAACGGGTTCGGTCTCGGCGTCGCTATCGCTTTGAAGAACAAGGTTGTATTTCTTCGCCGTCTTGGGGAGTGCAAGGCGCAAGGCGACATCAGAACTGTATTCGCGGACGCCGTCTTCACGAGCCCGGACGTTCAGTCCAAGTCTGGCCCAGTTCCCCTTCGCATCGGTGAACTCGGTTGAATTGGAAAAGAAGCGGTCGATGGCTCGTGCGACCGTGTTCAGGGTCCGTCCGATCATATCGTGCCCCCGATCCAGGGGAGTGGCCGCCGGTTCCTGGGGATCTTGCGCAAAGGTCGGTCGTGCGATCAGGGCGACGGCCAGAAGCGCTGTCCATGTCAGCATCCTGAATACGTGGGTGCACCGTGACCGGTGCAGCGGGGCGAATACCATCAGCCGGGTCCTCCGGAAATGAGCGCGCGCGACCCAAGATAGATGGCGAACAGCGCGATTCCCTGATTCAGATGATAGAGCGCATTGTGGGTGAAATAGCGTGGGTGAAGGGCAACCTTGCGTTGCTGCAGTACCCCTGCCAGCACCGACCAGGCCGTTCCGGCGACACCTGCCAGGAGCCACCACGAGGGATGCTGGATCCAGCGCCACAGACAAGTGAGCGCCAGGGCGACAAGGGCGGGCGCGTAGTGCCGGATGGCGATCCGGTAGTCATGGCGAACGAACAGGATCTTGAACACATAGAAAAGATAGAGAGCAATGACACCCACCGCAAGCACGATGCTGCTCCAACCGCTCGTGACGGCCACGATGCAGACCCCCCACAAGGCCAGGGCGGCGAGGCCCAGAGATAGCAGTGATGCGCGCCAGACGACTTCGTGCATGCGTGAACCGTGGTCATGGAAAATGCCGTGGGCGAAGCCGGCGAGCAGCGTTGCCAGTCCCAGGGCCGGAAAGAAAACCAGGAACATCGTCCGGCTCGCTGGATCGTTGACCGGCAGGGTGGCCGTCAGATAGGTCAGCGCCAGGCTTTCGATGGTGAGCGCAAAATCGCTCAGGCTTACATCCGGTTCCGCGAGTTTCATGACCCCTGCTGCGTGCCGGTATTCCTTCCTGTACACGCTACCGCGTGCACGGCCTGTCGGCAAGGTCGACGGTGTCGCAGGGGCCCGGCATACTGGTGACGTGCCTGCAGGCATCTCGATACTCTTCCCGGATGGTCCATGGCCCGACGCGTCGAATTGTCATATCGTTCCCGGCTCGCACGACATTTTCACATCGGCTGGATGTCGGAGATACCGGACACGCCCTCCTGGCCGGCGGTCGATCCGGAACGGGTGCGTATTCTGCCGCGGTCCGCGTTCAATGAAAAAATCATCGCCCTGCATCGTGGCCGTTTCTATCCATCCAAACTGGTGACCGGGGAATCGCCGGCACGTATGTTTCGGGCGCTTGAGGTGTCCACGCATAGTTTCGAGGCCGACTTCAATGCGCCTTTGGCCTATTTCGACGTGACCATGCGGCACGAGGAAGCTGCAACGATCGCGCCGGGTATCGGCAATATGGACGCCCTGTTGCGGTTCGCGGGCATGGAATCACCGCCCCCGCGCGGGGAGACTGACTTTGCCGACCCGGATGGCTTTGATCGTCCCAATCCGGGCGAGGATCGCGAGTTCTATTCCCGGCCCCGCCGGGTTGCTCATGTGGATGCCGTGTGCGG encodes:
- a CDS encoding polymer-forming cytoskeletal protein; this translates as MHARPGTGNTWISSAMAVLALCAIPWIATAQDTGETVVKRGAVNDDLYAFGRTVDIDAQVRGDVIAAGGDVSVGRMVSGDVMVGGGNVSLRGKVDDDVRAGGGSLDLDLVVGDDLIAAGGEIRTSPSTRVGGNAWFAGGSLDLSGDFAHDLRAAGGDIRLGGHVHGDVDLEGDNISILPGAVIDGNLVYRSSRMANIEKDATIRGKVTRMPYPARARGMPAVERGSSLLFLASLFLSALVLALVFPRFSAASAECLRTRPWAALGLGFAALVATPVAALLALVLVLTFLPGLVLMALYPVVLLAGFLIGVVWVGELGARLIRRDAGASPGIRVLSLAVALVVLGLLSLIPVIGGLIWFLLMLFGMGAGILQFSRQYSASV
- a CDS encoding SDR family oxidoreductase: MSGDPPGRCVIVGCGYVGTRLARSWRAAGGEVDAIVRTVASAGRLAEQGIRAVAMDLDGLQSNLPPMADAWLYYLVPPPPTGQGDDRIRGFLAALDRASAPRGIVLLSTTGVYGDCDGAWIDESTPARPQVDRARRRLDAETSVREWAGRHEVPVYILRVPGIYGPGRLPLARLRAGTPVLRESESPWSNRVHVDDLVMAAMAVPKHGRPGAVYNISDGHPGTMTDYFNRVADAAGLPRPPQVDLETARREFKPGMLSYLAESKRIDNTRMRAELGVAPRYPDLETGLPASLGEGEGEGEGEGDRQ
- the aroG gene encoding 3-deoxy-7-phosphoheptulonate synthase AroG, with product MKYQTDDLRIRSIDEVVSPEQVHAEISVSDRARQTIHDTREEIHHVLHGQDDRLLVVIGPCSIHDPKAALEYASRLRALREELGEDLLLVMRVYFEKPRTTVGWKGLINDPDLDDSCHINKGLRLARQLLADINNLGVPAGTEFLDLVTPQYVADLVSWGAIGARTTESQVHRELASGLSCPVGFKNGTDGTLKIAIDAIRAASVPHRFLSLTKAGHSAIFSTTGNDDCHLILRGGRKPNYDAASVSRAIEEELAAGLEPRLMVDLSHANSAKQHQRQLEVGAAVAGQVAEGNSAIIGAMIESHLVAGRQDVVPSKDLVYGQSITDACLGWDESVPLLRSLAESVRVRRGAGSARRDAHTS
- a CDS encoding DUF211 domain-containing protein, whose amino-acid sequence is MITRIVLDVLKPRSPSVLEFASAIADKSPGCSVRVTVDEVDEKTESTIVEVQGHNISFENLSAAIDDLGGSVHSVDEVEMNGAGSTS
- a CDS encoding thioredoxin fold domain-containing protein, which encodes MNLAKFPLLTAITLAATLAWTPAGAAGPGSSGFNDKPLGEALVLPDWFKLSFLELHDDLQSAIEEGKRGLIVYFGQEYCPYCKAQLENNWGRRDIREYTQKYFDVVAINVRGSRRLTDMGGNILTEKEFASRQKANFTPTLLFYDRQGRVALRLAGYHRPYQFRAALEYVADGHYRKQSFRDFLALAEPSLKEKDHGLHQSDVFSPPPYALDRSHFAAQTPLAVFFEQASCYACDVLHGGPMEDKEILNRLRKLEVVQLDLWGDTPVITPGGKHLTAKEWGKQLGLFYTPTILFFDPHGKEIIRVDSVVGFHRLRNVLDYILSGGYRQAGGYNAWRNKNIPK
- a CDS encoding mechanosensitive ion channel yields the protein MASGKRFLRTIIVFSALLCVASVFADETPPFDVNKASATLDKAEAALKDRRLSESEVRNLIADVNAIQPSAQDCVSTAEGDVAKVQDDLKSLGPRVRGEPIDVVRKRVALEEQKKAKEQGLASCRLLVLRTDDLLQRLGDVRDRLLAERLLARGPDFFSLFWENSSKPAIWLNASRDFVGKHSGMDRLAGWHVGALVVAALLGFVLAHWIKRYLGAWVADDRRWDVRLSGRLNRALAREFNASLIPLLTTLAIAIYLMVVFAGVTPVPFIGILAYGLPVYFIVIALLQALLAPRPPAEMVFDIERPTARALARRFKILLLLLFVGYLLFSTILAQTLPEQAFLLARGLFAGFLIVNLVWVVLLLGQFERFARWRVARIGLSMTLVATLVAEWAGYRNLSIAVLRTVFGTLVLLGAFTVVRRLLGELFEGLESGRHRWHRKIRAFFGLATGEPVPGLIWLHLIITLSLWFVVGALLLRVWGQNDLLLSAYNYFVNGFAVGSLQVVPLRVIMAIGSFALLVVISGWFRARFERRWLPKTRLERGAREALVTISGYSGIAIALLVALGIAGLKFSNLAIIAGALSVGIGFGLQNIVNNFVSGLILLFERPVKTGDWVVVGGTEGYVRRIRIRSTQIETFDRADVIVPNSELISSQVTNWMLYDQRGRVRVPVGVAYGSDVEKVRELLEQVAKEHPAVVQSDATRNIKVLFRGFGDSSLDFELRCHIRNIDKRLDVISDLNFAIDRAFRENGVEIPFPQRDLHVRSWTPGAGPEGGSRE
- a CDS encoding NUDIX hydrolase, which produces MSKKPGHFRYRGKIVDVSVETVSLPDGQEFELEHVWHPGGAAVVAVDGENRVCLLRQYRAIAKTWLWEVPAGKRDDGEEPLRTIQRELREEAGASAGEWIPLGQYYSSPGIFDEVIFLWLALDLAEAERDPEPHELIEVHWLDLDRVMELVRAGDIVDGKSLVALYRARDLLDGRRS